One window of Oncorhynchus masou masou isolate Uvic2021 chromosome 33, UVic_Omas_1.1, whole genome shotgun sequence genomic DNA carries:
- the LOC135528447 gene encoding heterogeneous nuclear ribonucleoprotein A1-like isoform X4 has protein sequence MSKEAPREPEQLRKLFIGGLSFETTDESLREHFEQWGSLTDCVVMRDPANKRSRGFGFVTYSGVNEVDAAMEARPHKVDGRLVEPKRAVSREDSSRPGAHVTVKKIFVGGIKEDTEDSHLRDYFEQFGKIEVIDIMTDRTSGKKRGFAFVTFDDHDAVDRIVIQKYHTLNGHNCEVRKALSRQEMQTTGVGMRGGRGGGGNYGRGGGYGGDADSSVSGGRGGGYGGGDGGYNNGYGGGDGGYGGGPGGYGGGNRGYGGGQGYGGGQGGGYGGGNGYNDYNNGNGGNFGGGNFGGGGGGGGNNYNDFGNYNNQASNYGPMKGNNFGGSGGGGGGSGGGSSGGSGGGGGGRSSGPYGGGYGGNSGGGGGGGGGYGGGSGGRRF, from the exons ATGTCGAAGGAG GCCCCACGTGAACCCGAGCAGCTCCGCAAACTGTTCATCGGAGGTCTGAGCTTCGAAACCACGGATGAGAGTTTGCGAGAACACTTCGAACAATGGGGATCTCTTACAGATTGTGTG GTCATGAGAGATCCAGCCAACAAACGCTCTAGAGGTTTTGGGTTTGTCACCTACTCGGGTGTGAACGAGGTCGATGCTGCCATGGAAGCACGCCCCCATAAGGTTGATGGTAGGCTGGTAGAGCCCAAGAGGGCTGTTTCCAGAGAGGACTCTAGCCGTCCAGGCGCTCATGTCACAGTGAAAAAGATATTTGTTGGAGGTATCAAGGAAGACACTGAAGACTCCCACCTACGAGACTACTTTGAGCAATTTGGCAAGATTGAAGTAATAGACATTATGACCGACCGCACCAGTGGCAAGAAGAGGGGCTTCGCCTTTGTCACGTTTGATGACCATGATGCAGTGGACAGGATTGTCA TCCAGAAATACCACACTTTGAACGGTCACAATTGCGAAGTGAGGAAAGCATTGTCCAGACAGGAGATGCAGACAACAGGAGTGGGTATGAGGGGTG GCCGCGGAGGTGGCGGCAACTATGGCAGAGGTGGAGGATATGGAG GTGACGCTGACTCGTCTGTTTCAGGGGGCAGAGGGGGTGGATACGGAGGAGGAGATGGCGGTTACAACAATGGTTATGGGGGAGGTGACG GTGGTTATGGTGGAGGCCCTGGTGGTTATGGCGGCGGTAACCGCGGCTACGGCGGAGGGCAAGGTTATGGTGGTGGACAGGGTGGCGGCTACGGTGGTGGAAATGGCTATAACGACTACAACAATGGCAATGGTGGAAACTTTGGCGGCG GGAACTttggcggcggcggtggtggcggcggcAACAACTACAATGACTTTGGCAACTACAACAACCAGGCTTCCAACTACGGCCCAATGAAGGGTAATAACTTTGGAGGCAGCGGTGGAGGTGGTGGGGGTAGCGGTGGTGGCAGCAGTGGTGGAAGCGGCGGCGGTGGCGGCGGCAGGAGTAGCGGCCCATATGGAG GTGGATATGGAGGTAActctggaggtggtggtggtggcggcggtggatATGGCGGGGGCTCCGGTGGGCGACGATTCTAA
- the LOC135528447 gene encoding heterogeneous nuclear ribonucleoprotein A1-like isoform X3, translating to MSKEAPREPEQLRKLFIGGLSFETTDESLREHFEQWGSLTDCVVMRDPANKRSRGFGFVTYSGVNEVDAAMEARPHKVDGRLVEPKRAVSREDSSRPGAHVTVKKIFVGGIKEDTEDSHLRDYFEQFGKIEVIDIMTDRTSGKKRGFAFVTFDDHDAVDRIVIQKYHTLNGHNCEVRKALSRQEMQTTGVGMRGGRGGGGNYGRGGGYGGNDFDRDGGSFDGRGGRGGGYGGGDGGYNNGYGGGDGGYGGGPGGYGGGNRGYGGGQGYGGGQGGGYGGGNGYNDYNNGNGGNFGGGNFGGGGGGGGNNYNDFGNYNNQASNYGPMKGNNFGGSGGGGGGSGGGSSGGSGGGGGGRSSGPYGGGYGGNSGGGGGGGGGYGGGSGGRRF from the exons ATGTCGAAGGAG GCCCCACGTGAACCCGAGCAGCTCCGCAAACTGTTCATCGGAGGTCTGAGCTTCGAAACCACGGATGAGAGTTTGCGAGAACACTTCGAACAATGGGGATCTCTTACAGATTGTGTG GTCATGAGAGATCCAGCCAACAAACGCTCTAGAGGTTTTGGGTTTGTCACCTACTCGGGTGTGAACGAGGTCGATGCTGCCATGGAAGCACGCCCCCATAAGGTTGATGGTAGGCTGGTAGAGCCCAAGAGGGCTGTTTCCAGAGAGGACTCTAGCCGTCCAGGCGCTCATGTCACAGTGAAAAAGATATTTGTTGGAGGTATCAAGGAAGACACTGAAGACTCCCACCTACGAGACTACTTTGAGCAATTTGGCAAGATTGAAGTAATAGACATTATGACCGACCGCACCAGTGGCAAGAAGAGGGGCTTCGCCTTTGTCACGTTTGATGACCATGATGCAGTGGACAGGATTGTCA TCCAGAAATACCACACTTTGAACGGTCACAATTGCGAAGTGAGGAAAGCATTGTCCAGACAGGAGATGCAGACAACAGGAGTGGGTATGAGGGGTG GCCGCGGAGGTGGCGGCAACTATGGCAGAGGTGGAGGATATGGAGGTAATGATTTTGACCGTGATGGTGGATCCTTCGATGGCCGTG GGGGCAGAGGGGGTGGATACGGAGGAGGAGATGGCGGTTACAACAATGGTTATGGGGGAGGTGACG GTGGTTATGGTGGAGGCCCTGGTGGTTATGGCGGCGGTAACCGCGGCTACGGCGGAGGGCAAGGTTATGGTGGTGGACAGGGTGGCGGCTACGGTGGTGGAAATGGCTATAACGACTACAACAATGGCAATGGTGGAAACTTTGGCGGCG GGAACTttggcggcggcggtggtggcggcggcAACAACTACAATGACTTTGGCAACTACAACAACCAGGCTTCCAACTACGGCCCAATGAAGGGTAATAACTTTGGAGGCAGCGGTGGAGGTGGTGGGGGTAGCGGTGGTGGCAGCAGTGGTGGAAGCGGCGGCGGTGGCGGCGGCAGGAGTAGCGGCCCATATGGAG GTGGATATGGAGGTAActctggaggtggtggtggtggcggcggtggatATGGCGGGGGCTCCGGTGGGCGACGATTCTAA
- the cbx5 gene encoding chromobox protein homolog 5, whose translation MGKKTRENDDDASGSSSEEEEFIVEKVLDRRTVKGRVEFFLKWKGYSEKHNTWEPEKNLGCPELIAEFMKTYKKPSGGATPSSGGAKSSAGSSGRSKEGSSKRRNSDDDEEGSSNKPKRKKEDDVLIARGFERGLEPEKIIGATDSCGDLMFLMKWKDSDEADLVLAKEANHKCPQIVIAFYEERLTWHEDGDKKEKGAVSM comes from the exons ATGGGAAAGAAGACTCGTGAAAATGATGATGATGCCTCGGGCTCATCTTCAGAAGAGGAAGAATTTATTGTGGAGAAGGTTCTGGACAGAAGGACGGTGAAGGGCCGAGTTGAATTCTTCCTTAAGTGGAAAGGTTATTCAGA AAAACACAACACATGGGAGCCAGAGAAGAATCTCGGCTGCCCCGAGCTCATTGCTGAGTTTATGAAGACTTACAAGAAGCCTAGTGGCGGTGCCACCCCCAGCAGCGGAGGAGCCAAGTCCAGCGCGGGATCATCAGGCCGTAGCAAGGAAGGCAGCAGCAAGAGGAGAAACTCTGACGATGATGAGGAGGGGAGCAGCAACAAGCCCAAACGGAAAAAAGAG GATGACGTCCTGATTGCAAGAGGCTTTGAGAGAGGTCTGGAACCAGAGAAGATTATTGGAGCCACAGACTCCTGTGGAGACCTCATGTTCCTCATGAAGTG GAAGGACTCTGATGAGGCAGATCTGGTGCTGGCCAAGGAGGCCAATCACAAGTGCCCGCAGATCGTCATAGCTTTCTACGAAGAGCGCCTCACCTGGCATGAAGACGGGGATAAGAAGGAGAAGGGCGCTGTGAGCATGTAA
- the LOC135528447 gene encoding heterogeneous nuclear ribonucleoprotein A1-like isoform X2, translated as MSKEAPREPEQLRKLFIGGLSFETTDESLREHFEQWGSLTDCVVMRDPANKRSRGFGFVTYSGVNEVDAAMEARPHKVDGRLVEPKRAVSREDSSRPGAHVTVKKIFVGGIKEDTEDSHLRDYFEQFGKIEVIDIMTDRTSGKKRGFAFVTFDDHDAVDRIVIQKYHTLNGHNCEVRKALSRQEMQTTGVGMRGGRGGGGNYGRGGGYGGDADSSVSGGRGGGYGGGDGGYNNGYGGGDGGYGGGPGGYGGGNRGYGGGQGYGGGQGGGYGGGNGYNDYNNGNGGNFGGGKSMASPQEAAPVGGNFGGGGGGGGNNYNDFGNYNNQASNYGPMKGNNFGGSGGGGGGSGGGSSGGSGGGGGGRSSGPYGGGYGGNSGGGGGGGGGYGGGSGGRRF; from the exons ATGTCGAAGGAG GCCCCACGTGAACCCGAGCAGCTCCGCAAACTGTTCATCGGAGGTCTGAGCTTCGAAACCACGGATGAGAGTTTGCGAGAACACTTCGAACAATGGGGATCTCTTACAGATTGTGTG GTCATGAGAGATCCAGCCAACAAACGCTCTAGAGGTTTTGGGTTTGTCACCTACTCGGGTGTGAACGAGGTCGATGCTGCCATGGAAGCACGCCCCCATAAGGTTGATGGTAGGCTGGTAGAGCCCAAGAGGGCTGTTTCCAGAGAGGACTCTAGCCGTCCAGGCGCTCATGTCACAGTGAAAAAGATATTTGTTGGAGGTATCAAGGAAGACACTGAAGACTCCCACCTACGAGACTACTTTGAGCAATTTGGCAAGATTGAAGTAATAGACATTATGACCGACCGCACCAGTGGCAAGAAGAGGGGCTTCGCCTTTGTCACGTTTGATGACCATGATGCAGTGGACAGGATTGTCA TCCAGAAATACCACACTTTGAACGGTCACAATTGCGAAGTGAGGAAAGCATTGTCCAGACAGGAGATGCAGACAACAGGAGTGGGTATGAGGGGTG GCCGCGGAGGTGGCGGCAACTATGGCAGAGGTGGAGGATATGGAG GTGACGCTGACTCGTCTGTTTCAGGGGGCAGAGGGGGTGGATACGGAGGAGGAGATGGCGGTTACAACAATGGTTATGGGGGAGGTGACG GTGGTTATGGTGGAGGCCCTGGTGGTTATGGCGGCGGTAACCGCGGCTACGGCGGAGGGCAAGGTTATGGTGGTGGACAGGGTGGCGGCTACGGTGGTGGAAATGGCTATAACGACTACAACAATGGCAATGGTGGAAACTTTGGCGGCGGTAAGTCCATGGCTTCCCCACAAGAAGCAGCCCCAGTTGGTG GGAACTttggcggcggcggtggtggcggcggcAACAACTACAATGACTTTGGCAACTACAACAACCAGGCTTCCAACTACGGCCCAATGAAGGGTAATAACTTTGGAGGCAGCGGTGGAGGTGGTGGGGGTAGCGGTGGTGGCAGCAGTGGTGGAAGCGGCGGCGGTGGCGGCGGCAGGAGTAGCGGCCCATATGGAG GTGGATATGGAGGTAActctggaggtggtggtggtggcggcggtggatATGGCGGGGGCTCCGGTGGGCGACGATTCTAA
- the nfe2 gene encoding transcription factor NF-E2 45 kDa subunit, whose protein sequence is MCAAANYVLPLRSHSEGLVNPGRLCGGVSMPTHAPGARSHGAPHPHDEEMDLAWQELMAITELQEFEVPHDSPDENIQYHPMELPISLGGYGMAQSHSHTEPLPCGGATNPDAAYEGSYSKVMPACLHQATGEAAAEALYGHSGNHSGAQLNPRVLNPIQPPLMSLLEHMSLPSVGGEGLVGNDNAGPSQGPGRYMLGTSHGQSKHPPCTVDDLESDSGLSLGSSPPLASPDDAMTGVPAYSSTEVGLNYSHGEMENMGEQGRRASLFYSVDYQQHPNNPYHYSGMHSSYFPVTQPSQMQPQPHFLPPMSMKHQHGLPSALNDRHLNSSATRESSPQAFYEKPRGNPLPVPLSRDERRALALKIPFPLEKIINLPVDDFNELLAQYTLTDSQLALVRDIRRRGKNKVAAQNCRKRKLENIVYLEGELGQLQAQREHLARERLEFQRNLTIVKHRLTDLYAEVFSQLRDEDGHPYSIEDYSLQQTPDGNVYLVPRSEVLDGE, encoded by the exons ATGTGTGCAGCAGCCAACTATGTGCTCCCATTGAGGAGTCACAGTGAG ggcttggtgaaTCCTGGCAGGCTGTGTGGGGGGGTATCGATGCCCACCCATGCCCCTGGAGCCCGGTCACATGGAGCCCCCCACCCACACGACGAAGAGATGGACTTGGCCTGGCAGGAACTGATGGCCATCACTGAGCTTCAG GAGTTTGAGGTCCCACATGACAGCCCAGATGAAAATATTCAGTACCATCCCATGGAGCTGCCCATCTCTCTGGGAGGTTATGGCATGGCTCAGTCTCACTCTCATACAGAGCCCCTCCCCTGTGGTGGTGCGACAAATCCTGATGCTGCTTATGAGGGATCCTACTCTAAAGTAATGCCAGCTTGCCTACATCAGGCCACCGGGGAAGCAGCAGCAGAGGCACTGTACGGACATTCTGGAAACCATTCTGGAGCCCAGCTGAACCCCAGAGTTCTGAACCCTATACAGCCACCGCTGATGAGCCTTCTAGAGCATATGAGTCTCCCGAGCGTCGGTGGTGAGGGGCTTGTTGGAAACGACAATGCTGGCCCCTCTCAGGGCCCGGGGCGGTACATGCTAGGGACAAGTCATGGGCAGAGCAAACACCCACCATGCACTGTGGATGATCTGGAATCTGACTCTGGCCTATCTCTGGGTTCCAGCCCACCATTAGCCTCACCAGATGATGCCATGACTGGTGTCCCTGCTTATTCAAGCACAGAGGTTGGTCTGAACTATAGTCACGGGGAGATGGAGAATATGGGTGAGCAAGGTAGGAGAGCTAGCCTCTTTTACTCTGTGGACTATCAGCAGCATCCCAATAACCCCTACCACTACTCAGGGATGCACTCCTCTTACTTCCCTGTAACACAACCATCCCAAATGCAACCACAGCCTCACTTCCTGCCTCCCATGTCAATGAAACATCAACATGGTTTACCCAGTGCCTTGAACGACCGGCATCTTAACAGCTCTGCCACCAGAGAGAGCTCTCCCCAGGCGTTCTATGAAAAACCCAGAGGTAACCCTCTTCCTGTCCCTCTGAGCCGGGACGAACGCCGAGCCCTCGCCCTCAAGATCCCTTTCCCTCTAGAGAAGATCATCAACCTACCTGTGGATGACTTCAACGAGCTCCTGGCACAGTACACCCTCACAGACTCCCAGCTCGCCCTCGTCAGGGACATCCGCCGGCGGGGGAAGAACAAGGTGGCAGCCCAGAACTGCAGGAAGAGGAAGCTGGAGAACATTGTTTACCTGGAGGGGGAGTTGGGTCAGCTGCAGGCCCAGAGGGAACATCTGGCCAGGGAGAGGTTGGAGTTCCAACGCAACCTGACTATTGTTAAACACCGCCTCACAGACTTGTATGCTGAAGTCTTTTCTCAGCTCCGGGATGAGGATGGACATCCCTACTCTATAGAGGACTACTCTCTACAACAGACCCCTGATGGGAACGTATACCTGGTACCTCGTAGTGAAGTGTTGGATGGAGAATAA
- the LOC135528447 gene encoding heterogeneous nuclear ribonucleoprotein A1-like isoform X1 produces MSKEAPREPEQLRKLFIGGLSFETTDESLREHFEQWGSLTDCVVMRDPANKRSRGFGFVTYSGVNEVDAAMEARPHKVDGRLVEPKRAVSREDSSRPGAHVTVKKIFVGGIKEDTEDSHLRDYFEQFGKIEVIDIMTDRTSGKKRGFAFVTFDDHDAVDRIVIQKYHTLNGHNCEVRKALSRQEMQTTGVGMRGGRGGGGNYGRGGGYGGNDFDRDGGSFDGRGGRGGGYGGGDGGYNNGYGGGDGGYGGGPGGYGGGNRGYGGGQGYGGGQGGGYGGGNGYNDYNNGNGGNFGGGKSMASPQEAAPVGGNFGGGGGGGGNNYNDFGNYNNQASNYGPMKGNNFGGSGGGGGGSGGGSSGGSGGGGGGRSSGPYGGGYGGNSGGGGGGGGGYGGGSGGRRF; encoded by the exons ATGTCGAAGGAG GCCCCACGTGAACCCGAGCAGCTCCGCAAACTGTTCATCGGAGGTCTGAGCTTCGAAACCACGGATGAGAGTTTGCGAGAACACTTCGAACAATGGGGATCTCTTACAGATTGTGTG GTCATGAGAGATCCAGCCAACAAACGCTCTAGAGGTTTTGGGTTTGTCACCTACTCGGGTGTGAACGAGGTCGATGCTGCCATGGAAGCACGCCCCCATAAGGTTGATGGTAGGCTGGTAGAGCCCAAGAGGGCTGTTTCCAGAGAGGACTCTAGCCGTCCAGGCGCTCATGTCACAGTGAAAAAGATATTTGTTGGAGGTATCAAGGAAGACACTGAAGACTCCCACCTACGAGACTACTTTGAGCAATTTGGCAAGATTGAAGTAATAGACATTATGACCGACCGCACCAGTGGCAAGAAGAGGGGCTTCGCCTTTGTCACGTTTGATGACCATGATGCAGTGGACAGGATTGTCA TCCAGAAATACCACACTTTGAACGGTCACAATTGCGAAGTGAGGAAAGCATTGTCCAGACAGGAGATGCAGACAACAGGAGTGGGTATGAGGGGTG GCCGCGGAGGTGGCGGCAACTATGGCAGAGGTGGAGGATATGGAGGTAATGATTTTGACCGTGATGGTGGATCCTTCGATGGCCGTG GGGGCAGAGGGGGTGGATACGGAGGAGGAGATGGCGGTTACAACAATGGTTATGGGGGAGGTGACG GTGGTTATGGTGGAGGCCCTGGTGGTTATGGCGGCGGTAACCGCGGCTACGGCGGAGGGCAAGGTTATGGTGGTGGACAGGGTGGCGGCTACGGTGGTGGAAATGGCTATAACGACTACAACAATGGCAATGGTGGAAACTTTGGCGGCGGTAAGTCCATGGCTTCCCCACAAGAAGCAGCCCCAGTTGGTG GGAACTttggcggcggcggtggtggcggcggcAACAACTACAATGACTTTGGCAACTACAACAACCAGGCTTCCAACTACGGCCCAATGAAGGGTAATAACTTTGGAGGCAGCGGTGGAGGTGGTGGGGGTAGCGGTGGTGGCAGCAGTGGTGGAAGCGGCGGCGGTGGCGGCGGCAGGAGTAGCGGCCCATATGGAG GTGGATATGGAGGTAActctggaggtggtggtggtggcggcggtggatATGGCGGGGGCTCCGGTGGGCGACGATTCTAA